From the genome of Niabella agricola, one region includes:
- a CDS encoding DUF3307 domain-containing protein, whose translation MILLIKLLLAHLLGDFVLQPSRWVEEKERKKYKSPKLYLHILLHFALILLITMDTRYLPLAAFIAGSHLLIDLAKLQFQTAKNRKAFFILDQVLHLAVIICAAWWMEPFAWHLTAAQTNALLITTTGLVLLTTPVSVIIKLILSKWAPATEIRTDVIETKSLQHAGMMIGYIERILVLIFILNLQWVAIGFLVTAKSVFRFSDLKVGQDRKLTEYILIGTLLSFGIAIVIGVIVNKLLVSGLTGA comes from the coding sequence ATGATACTACTCATAAAATTGTTGCTGGCGCATTTACTGGGCGATTTTGTTTTGCAGCCATCCCGCTGGGTGGAAGAAAAAGAACGCAAAAAATACAAAAGCCCCAAGCTGTACCTGCACATACTTCTTCATTTTGCGCTGATCCTGCTCATCACCATGGATACCCGCTACCTGCCGCTGGCGGCCTTTATTGCCGGCAGCCATCTGCTGATCGATCTTGCAAAACTCCAGTTCCAAACCGCTAAAAACAGGAAAGCATTTTTTATCCTGGACCAGGTATTGCACCTCGCTGTGATCATATGCGCCGCCTGGTGGATGGAACCTTTTGCATGGCACCTGACGGCCGCGCAAACGAACGCACTGCTGATCACCACAACGGGCCTGGTATTGCTGACCACTCCGGTTTCGGTAATCATCAAACTGATCTTATCCAAGTGGGCGCCGGCAACGGAGATCCGGACTGATGTAATTGAAACAAAATCATTGCAGCATGCCGGCATGATGATCGGCTATATTGAGCGCATACTGGTGCTTATTTTTATCCTGAACTTGCAATGGGTTGCCATCGGATTCCTGGTAACCGCTAAATCCGTTTTTCGTTTCAGCGACCTGAAAGTCGGGCAGGACCGCAAACTGACCGAATACATTCTCATTGGCACCCTCTTGAGTTTTGGGATTGCCATCGTAATCGGGGTGATCGTAAATAAACTGCTGGTATCTGGTTTAACCGGTGCGTAA